TGGAATATAAGAATATCAAGACAATGTTATGTACCAAATTTAGTCGATATCGGACTTTTCTCGAAAAACAGCTTGGCGTtaatgtctgtgaaacaatgcttttcgactGCTAGGGtatcatgaaacatattattactggcggtGAGTCTTGGATCtttgcttacgacccggaaacagatgaTTCATTGGGTGAATATAGTGAGAAGGTGAGCTGAAGCCGGAAAAAACACTttaaagcaggtcaaaaatcaaggatacgtgcaaattttgttttcgaTTGTTGAGGCGTGCtgcactccgaatttcttcAGACCGCAGTCACTGTTAACAAGAAATGCCATTTGattgttatgcgtcgtttgtgcgaagctattcgtaaaaagaggacGAAAATATGggcgacaactcttggtttttatatcacgtgagtttttcgccaaattttctaTCTACATACATCGTTCcgccgtattcgcctgatttgactccgtgtgacttctggctattcaaaaAACTCAAGCTAACGTTCCGGGGAAACCGGTTTAGGTCAACTGAAGacagaaatttactttaaatttactttgaaaacattttggCACACGTGTATTGGAGCAAAAGGGGTTAACTTTGAGTAgacgatatagattttgaagaataaattaagaactttAAAATGATGAGCAAAGTCTTACTGGTTTTTGCTCATAGCAGTATATTTGAACTACCATACAACTCAGCAGCTGGAGCTGTGGTTGGCATTTCTATAAATTGTCTTCAATTTGTCGAATATAGTTCtatttaaaatatcgatttgtcagaataaaaataaatggctTTATGAGTTTTTGAGATGCTCCACCTAATTATTAATGATCTGCACAgtgatattatttttctattgggTCCATAAatggttttaaaatttgttagcGAACTAAACATTTGATTAATTGTTATGTTTCGCTAAAGACATGTAATTACGAACCAGTTTACTCTTAATTTTTATAGGGGTATCAATAAAAATCGATATTACCATGTATCGGGGACATACCTTCACTTACAATTTCAACACCTTATTAACCTTACAACCGTGTCGTTGCAAAACCACTAATTAATTGGTCGTTTTAATGTCGCATTACGTTAGCTAATTACTTGTCGGTTTCGTTTTTCTCTATATATCGTAACCTGATTGCCATATTGCCGCAGGCAATGCACCGTTATCATAACTAATGACTTGACATTTAATCATACTCTTGTGGGCCATGCTATGAACGCGATTGTAGTTTCAATAAAAAGGTATTAGAGATGCAGGAAGGCGCGGCTTAGGTTGTATTTAAATTGTTTGAACCGATTTTGGCGCCTTGCCACAAAGGTACCGTAAGGGTAATTCGAATCTTTACCAATGTGGGTGTGTTTATTTGCGTGTCACGTTGGCATGTGCCACTAACAAGTGTGAACACCATAAAGAACActgtatatgtacttacataattacatatgtgtccATACTGTATATAAGTACCTATGTAAATTAGGAATATTTGCCTGAagtaatttgcatttttattcacCGCTTGGCGTCCACAATTAATTTATGCTTGTCACTTTGAAAAATTAGTGGATATTACCGTTATTCGTGGCTTCACACATTTTTAATTGGCTCATAGTTTATTGTCGCCGTTCGTTGACGGTTTTAATGTTATTGTTGAGTTTGGCATGGCTTGAACTCATAGATAAACGAGCGTTATTCAACACCTTGCAAAATTTATGGTTGATTATTGTAAAATTCTGTCTCGCTATTTGCATACCAACAATGTACCGGTATGTTACACatttgcttatataaatatgtatgtagattggTTGCTTAATAAGGCATTTAAAAACATGTGCACGTtcctattatactcgtatggaTAGTAATTCGATATCATTGACACTTGGCTGGCTGTAAAAGCCAGAGTTTAATTAAATGCTATTTAAAGGAGCTGGTTAATATTGCAAATTAATTGCGCGAGAGACTGcaatttatgtacattttataCGAGGAATTATTATTATCAGCTGTATTCGTTTTGTTAAGCGTTAGCGGGTAGCGAATCGAACACACTTTAACAGCTGTTCAAACAAAATGGCATCACTTGTGTTGCAACTTTGCATTAATATGTTCTCTTACACATACGCATATGCATTTCGTTTCTCTTTTTGTGGAAGGAAACTATTTTTTCTGcgctttgtaaaattttattaatctcTATTTAATTcaagtgtaatttttttaccCACCGAAGAGAGTAAAAATACCTTTTTTCTTCTGgtgatattataatttatatttatataattttagttaatCTCGAAAAACTTGAATTtcacaatatataaaaaaaaactgatatgGCAAATAACGAAAGGTTGGCGTTTCCGTGCGATCGCGATATcgaaaaagaggccggaatgtTGCCGTTCATTCTTTTGTTGATTTTAGTGTGGAGTGTTGACCAGCTGTGGGATCTGCATTTGCGTTGTCATTGGGGATGTTTTATAGTGTGTGTGGTGTAGTGATGTGGAATGTGAGTTGTGAGATGGTGAATATGGCATGTCAGTGTTGTGCGTCTGAATGATATTGTGCGCTAGTGTGGTGTATTATTTagccaaatttttttagttattaaaatcaataaacaaattttgtttaataacacATTTTGTATTGGATTTTTTGACAGTCCTACATGCAGACAGGCCCCAATGCATTTAGTCCTTGCATTGAACGGGGAGCCGTTTTTATTCGAACCGGAAGTGCTTTTTGCTAGAGCATGATCTTTCATGCTTAATACAGGGCCTAACCAGTCCGGTCATTTGATTTTTATGTGCTTAACTATATCCGCGTACAGTGAAGTATTTCGCAAAAATACTGAAGTAAACATTCGCAGTAGTATAACTTGTCTAAAACAAAACATAGAAGCAAAAAGAGATTATATCAGTTTAAAGGTATCTGCATACTCTCTTTTATTAAATACAGTTAGTTTTCTAAGGAGAAAAAGCGAATCCCGCCAATAAAACTAAATCATGATGTTAAAAGTGATCCTCAAAATGAATTTTAGGTCTGCGAATTCATTTATGTACTAGACTCCATAtgtttggaggatggagtcctgtgcagaagttcacgccagtgaagaaagttctctgagtgccattcacttggccagaaacgattattttacaagtGGCTCAAGAAAAGAAGGCAAAACATCCCTctacagggttgtgcgctggtttTGGggcccaccacgtaaaaaacgcccccaatgaaaaggaaaaaaacaggCTCGGACGAGAGtctccccttttgatgacgaaacgcattaaggattacgatttacctcgaatgtccggtcccttaattgtgAAGGGGCCGctacccagctggttgatgtgggattcgtggtgaaAGAGAGACTCCGAATCCTGGAATTCACgccggtggatgaacgtttagccacaatccgcattaaaacgagttcttcaacatatcgctgatttgctcTTCGAATGTGCGTCTAAAATATGTTTACCTAAACTCTTCAACTTCAACTCActcctaaataaaaaaaattgagtaatGAAATCTACAGATCGAGTTTGCCTAGTTAAGAATATTTGCGTTAAGCCACAATCTTATTGATTCTGTTACCAAATACTATATGTTTGTTTCTCTTCAATTACTCCTCCATTATTTTAGTTCGATGTTCAAGAACGAAACATCTTAGATTGGCAATATTAAATACACAATTTTATTGTTGGCTCTAAAGAGTATTTATTAGAAACCAGGTAGTCTCCACCCAGAATACTTTGGAGAGCAAATACGccttttcttaatttaaaaaaatctaactCCTTAAAAGAGATTATTTGTTCATACTTGCTCACTGCTTACTTTGAAATCATTAATTTGAACAGTTTCTTCTCtttgaaatcaaatttattgcaaattcagCGTAATTTAAATACCATTTAAGTAATAAGAAACACTCTACTCATAATCCAATAGATCATGTTTGCTCTGGCGCTTCCAATTCAAGGGAAATAAACGTTTCCACACCTCATAGCGATGCGTATTAAGACCCTCGCGCAGTACAATTTCATCGCCAATATCCAAATAGTGCTGACGCTTGAAGCTAAAAGCGCGCCAACGTATGTCGCGCAACTTTTCGTCACTCTGCTTGTTGggatcgctaataaaaaataagaaatttgttATTGGAAAAATGGCTAAGTAATACATCTTGACGCACCCTTTATAAGCGAATGCTGTAAACATTCGTGTTAGCTTATCGACAATTTGATATTCTCTATCGTCCTCAGTGAACATGCGGCTAACAGAGGGCTccacaaataaatacattagATCATCGTGATGCACAACACCTAAAAAGAAAGAGAGGAATATATTTGTAATCAATTCAAATTTTCTGCTTGTGTGCATAACATACCATAGGGTTTATTCGTTGGGTAGTAAATATGACTGCGTTGGCCCTGAAAACTGAAGCGGTAGTAATAGACTTTGGTGGAACGCGCTGCCAAATGTACAAAGCGATGGACGCCGAAACCCGTTAGAGCATCAGAGAAAAGCTGTAGAggaattttttatcaaaataactaaataattcaCATAAACTCCTCAATTGCACACACCTCCACCATTGGTTGTAGTGTGCCGGCGTACTCCAAGGACTCCCTGCCAAAATAAGCGTTCTTCAACTCCATACTAATATTCTGCGAACGAGGACTGTTGGCGCTGTAAAGGAAACAAATCGGTGCTATTTGCTCAAAATTATGTGCCAAAGTCTTCAGTAGACGCGGGCTCTCAAGAATTGctaaaaaagttatgaaaataaattaaaccatAATTGCTTGAAACCCTACACACATATTGCCTGTCCAGCGAACTCATCCTTTGTCATGCCGGTTATGATGGGTATTTTCATGAAGTTGCCATTCTGGTAGGATCTTACTGGATCCTCTGTGAGAAAGCGTTCCTGACCATAATCCGGTTCGATAACAGGTTTCCATAATATCAGCGGATTGTTGCGTCCGAACTCGAACATATGCGGCAAAGTGTTGGCGTACTCCAAATAGTGTTTCTAGAAATGTACaactttaatagtttttttgtaGGATTTTTGCATAAGAATCGGGCCACTTACCGAATTCAAACAACTCATCATATCCGTTAAATTTTCGGTGGTGCAATGCAACAAGGCCGCTTGACGTACAGCCAAGTTCAGCTGTTCGACCGGCAATGGCCACTGTCCCGTTACTGCACCACTCATAACGATTGCTTTGTGAAATAGATTCTTGGACATCGGCGAAACCATATGCAGTGTAATACTTATAGCACCAGCACCATAGCCCAGCAGGGTTACCGAATTGGGATCACCGCCAAAACGTGATATATGTAATTTCACCCAACGCAGTAGCATCACCTGATCCTTCAGACCCATATTGCCCAACGCCTCCTCGGTGCCGGTGCTCATGAAGCCAAGCGAACCCAGCCGATAGTTGAATGTAACTAGTAAAATATTACGATCCATAAAATATTGAGGACCGGCGAAGTTTTTACTTTGTCCGGAGAGCGCATAAAAACCACCCGGatgtataaatacaataacCGGCTTCTTCACGTTCGGTTCCTGTTCTGTGGGCAAATCACGTGTATAGATATTGACACGCAAACAATCCTCCGAAACATCGTCGCTATAAAGACCGGGCTGCGGACAACGCGGCCCGTCGAAAGTtgcatcaaaaatgtcaaaccaCTGGTCTACTGGCTCGGGCGGTTTAAAGCGCAAAGCACCTACGGGCGGCTTGGCATAGGGTATGCCAcgaaatgcataaaaattacGACCGATTTGCGAGGGCAACAGTGTGCCACGTATTTTACCCAACGCTGTGGTGAGCACCATGTCAGATAGCTCTCGATCAAGTCCCTCTGCTGTGTTGTTATCTTCACCATTGACGCCAGTTGTAAGCGCCAGCACTGTGAGCAATGCACCGAATGCAGTCAAACTGCGCAGGCAAAGTAAGTTCCACATTGCAACACTTTGGAAAGTTCCACAAAACTGAGTCCCATCCGTGCTAGCGTGCCCCTTTTATAGGTGCAACCGCTGGTGGGCATTTGATTTCGTTGCACATTCAAAATTGATTATCATTGCCAATTGCGTGGGTGAAGTTTTACAAATGATCTGCACCATCCAGAGAATGTCCGTTGACCACACGCATGCGTTCGGCGCGATGGGAGTGTTCTAATGGCACAGCGCACTTTCTGTGGCAAATGTGGCAATGCCAGTTCTTAGTAATGTTGACCATTGTATGCCGGAAGACGAGTCACGTAcgatttttgttgaattaatgaaatcgccattaaccgggTCAACCGAACACATTTGCAATTTGGAATTAAGTTCATAAGATATTGAGCAATTTCTAGTTtagtttttatacatatgttacacAATGGTGAAATTGGAACAGCATTGCATTAATCCTGTTAATTGGAGGTActtgttttagaaatttttttctggCATTTTATCAATACGTGGACTGCGTTTTCCTTTTACTTAGTGACATATTCTGTAAATCTGCACTTTACCTCTTAAGTATTTATAAGTGGTATCTTgtgtaatacatatatttaatttggtAGTGGTATTTTAGACTTGATTGAATACGAATCGATACCTTCGAAGCCGCAAATGTATTTACTAGAAAGATTAAACTTTTCATTCAAGAACAGAAATGCTGTAATTCTTTGTTAATTTAGTGATACAATGACATCCATTGGGAAGCTTAGAAATCATTATGATAAGACTGAAACTTATGTTACTTCGAAGCCCCTACTATAAATATCTATGGGGAAGTCAACAATGCCAAAACGAAATTCAGTAGTTCAGTAAAGCTAAGtctcaaaaatgaaaaaatatttttcacatcatcacctaaaatgcaTAATGACgtaacatcaaaaaaatcgaaattgagttttttattgcttacgattcaccacaacatattacatatacttatgttctcagcaacatttggagcgcttaaaaaaggaaaaagtggATTTGTGCGTCGATTCATTACGAGACTTTGGTCTATCACCACGAccctgaatcaaaacaagaggctaaagagtggtgtAAACTTGGTTGTTCAGCTTCGACACCagttcgtgtccggaaatcgaccaagaaggttatggcatcagtgttttgggatgcgagaggaattttgttgGTAGATTACTTacaaactggtaaaacaatcAATTCCGAATATTATTAcaaccttttggaccagttgaaggaaaaaactttgtgaaaaaagactcggtttgcagaagaaaaaaatcgtttctcaACAGAACAATGCACCGCGTCACAAGAGCATTTTTgcaatggctaaaatccatgaattaaagttcgacTGGTTGGACCATACACCGTGTTCACCAGATTTGACCCCAGCGACtttcatttgtttccagaactcaaaaagtTTACGCGTGGCAAGCGTTttt
This genomic stretch from Bactrocera dorsalis isolate Fly_Bdor chromosome 5, ASM2337382v1, whole genome shotgun sequence harbors:
- the LOC105224440 gene encoding juvenile hormone esterase; translated protein: MWNLLCLRSLTAFGALLTVLALTTGVNGEDNNTAEGLDRELSDMVLTTALGKIRGTLLPSQIGRNFYAFRGIPYAKPPVGALRFKPPEPVDQWFDIFDATFDGPRCPQPGLYSDDVSEDCLRVNIYTRDLPTEQEPNVKKPVIVFIHPGGFYALSGQSKNFAGPQYFMDRNILLVTFNYRLGSLGFMSTGTEEALGNMGLKDQVMLLRWVKLHISRFGGDPNSVTLLGYGAGAISITLHMVSPMSKNLFHKAIVMSGAVTGQWPLPVEQLNLAVRQAALLHCTTENLTDMMSCLNSKHYLEYANTLPHMFEFGRNNPLILWKPVIEPDYGQERFLTEDPVRSYQNGNFMKIPIITGMTKDEFAGQAISILESPRLLKTLAHNFEQIAPICFLYSANSPRSQNISMELKNAYFGRESLEYAGTLQPMVELFSDALTGFGVHRFVHLAARSTKVYYYRFSFQGQRSHIYYPTNKPYGVVHHDDLMYLFVEPSVSRMFTEDDREYQIVDKLTRMFTAFAYKGDPNKQSDEKLRDIRWRAFSFKRQHYLDIGDEIVLREGLNTHRYEVWKRLFPLNWKRQSKHDLLDYE